GATTGGGGCAACCGGATAGTTAGTTTTGTGTCTCTTGGGTGACTGTGGCGGATGTTTGGTGGGGATTGTTAATCCCACGTGATGCCGCTTGTTACGTGTTCTGCTTATGCTGGTTGCAAGAATGTTTGTTGGGCTTTGCTAAAAGGAGGGTTTGCGTATGCCGGATCGTCACCCAATTTTTCATGATGTGGAGCGCCGAGCGGTTGCGGCGACAATCGTTGAGGAAAATGGCCAACGGTTATTGGTTTTGGATTTATTGCATGAGGATGGTTCTTCGTCACGCATATTGACGCTGAATGATTTTGATGCGCACCAATTGTTGTCAGTATGTCAACAATATGTGGACTAACGCGGTCGTGTTTCGCTAGCTTTTCGACGAATGAGCACCGCGCTTGTCATATCGGAAACGGCCGTTACCCCTAATTTGGGTAAATGGTTTCTGTGACCCACCGAGGTGGGCGGTGAACATTTAAGATTGAAGTTAATTGTCCGCTTGCGAATTTAAGGGGTTCCCATGTCCGAATTGAAGCCAACTTTCACCGATGTGAAATCGCGCAAGATCATCACCCGCCTAATTGAGGAAAATACGTTTGAGTATCTTGTGGTGGAGCAAATCAGCGAGGATGGCACCACTTCTGAGCAGATTTTACAGCTAAACATGTACGACGCGAAGCGCCTTTCGCAAGCATGTGAGTTGTTTATGCAGCGCAGCATCGCCCGGAACTTTGCTGATTTCGCAGGCCACCTCACCCCAACCGACCGGGACGATATTTTCCACGAAGAAGATTAATCCGTTTCGGTTTAGACTTAAACCTGCCTGGCGTACCCACGTTAGGCAGGTTTTTAGTTTCGTCGGGCAAGGTAAATATGCGTGAGATCGTAGTAATTGGTATCGGCGCGGGGAATCCGCAACATATTACGTTGGAAGGGGTTGCCGCTTTAGAACGTGCCGACGTCGTCGTGGCGCTGGATAAGGGGGACGTGAAAGACGACTTAATGGGCGTTAGGCGCGAGATCCTTCGCGCCCATAACCCGGACATTGCGGTGATTGCGGTTGCCGATCCACCACGGGACCGCAGTCCGCGCGACTATGCTGCTGAAGTACACCGGTGGCATGATCAGCGTGCCCAGCTATTGGAAGCCACCATTGTTGAAAATACCGAGCCGGATGGGGTGGCGGCGTTTTTAGTGTGGGGCGACCCGTCGCTATACGACTCGACGTTGCGGATTATTGAACGCTTTACAACACCAGTGACTGTGACAGTGATTCCTGGTATCACGGCAGTGCAAGCGTTGACAGCGGCACACAAGATTCTTCTTAATCGAGTAGGAGAGGAGATTGTGATAACCACCGGTCGAAATGTGGCGGCGGGTGCTAGGCATCGCAATTGTGTGGTGATGCTTGATGGGGGTGCCGCGTGGCTGGAATCAGTAACCCCCCACACATACATATGGTGGGGGGCGTATGTGGGAACACCGAGCGAGGTGTTAATCCACGGTTATGTTTCAGAGATTGGAGCCGAACTGGCGGAGCTAAAGAAGAAGCTGCGTGCCGAGCACGGTTGGATCATGGATATTTATTTATTGCGTGAGCTTGATAGTTCCTCATAGCGTCGGATTACCTGTTTTGCCGGTGGGTTGGTGGCGTGGCTTCCGTCGGAATACAAGACGGTTGGTACCACTCGATTTCCGTTATTTACGGATTTCACCCATTCGCCAGCGTCAGGATTGTCTTCGACGTCGATATTTGTATAGGGGATTCCTGCCGAATCCAGTGCAGCTACTAGCTTCTGGCAGAAAGGGCACCATGTGGTGGTGTGGAGGGTAACTAATTCGTTGCTCATAATTACTCCAACGTATGTGGCGCAGGAATAATTCCCGGTGGTGACAGTAGTCCGACAGTGACGAAGAACTGGTGAAGTAGCTACGTGAGGTTTTTCAAGATCATGGGTTGTGGATGGGCGCGTTCTTGGTGTTTTGAGGGGATGTGCACTGGTGAAAAATAGCGTCTTGCTGGATTTCAAGATGGTTAGCACTGAATTTTAGGTGTAGCGATTTTGATAAGTGTGATTTGAGTTATAATTTCAGTTTTATGTGACGGGTATGGCTTATTATTAAACGTAATCGGCTATAAGGCCTGTTACTCCGGCAGCGAGGCAGAACCTTAAGCGAAACCCCTCAAAGGGTTTGCTTTGGTGCTTTGCGTGCGGAGTTTTTTCTTTTGGGGTTTCGGTTAGGGGTGGTCTCGCATACTTTAAGAAAGGACGGCTTCATAATGAGCGAGAAGGTGCGGGACTACCCCAAACTGGCCCGCGACATAATTGAACTTGTCGGCGGCAGGGACAATGTTCACCAGGTTGCACGGTGTGCGACCAGACTTCGGTTAGAACTCAAAACCACTCCCGAGGGAGCGCGCGAAAAAGTCGGGGAATTACCTGGAGTGATCACCGTGGTGGAAAAAGGTGGCCAGTTTCAGGTGGTGATCGGCAATCACGTCGGCGATGTTTACGATGTGGTTGTTGAAGAACTTGATCTTGATCCGGAAGCGGCGGAGGCCGGAGAAAAACCAACGGTGTTAAACCGGATTATCGCTATGATGTCTGCGGTGTTTGCCCCGTTTATCTACGTGCTGGCGGCGGCTGGTTTGATTCAGGGCTTGCTGATCATTGCAAAAACTATCAACCCCGCGGTGGAGCAAACTGGTGCGTTCGAGATCTTCACATTCATT
The nucleotide sequence above comes from Corynebacterium mustelae. Encoded proteins:
- a CDS encoding mycoredoxin, whose protein sequence is MSNELVTLHTTTWCPFCQKLVAALDSAGIPYTNIDVEDNPDAGEWVKSVNNGNRVVPTVLYSDGSHATNPPAKQVIRRYEELSSSRNK
- the cobF gene encoding precorrin-6A synthase (deacetylating) — translated: MREIVVIGIGAGNPQHITLEGVAALERADVVVALDKGDVKDDLMGVRREILRAHNPDIAVIAVADPPRDRSPRDYAAEVHRWHDQRAQLLEATIVENTEPDGVAAFLVWGDPSLYDSTLRIIERFTTPVTVTVIPGITAVQALTAAHKILLNRVGEEIVITTGRNVAAGARHRNCVVMLDGGAAWLESVTPHTYIWWGAYVGTPSEVLIHGYVSEIGAELAELKKKLRAEHGWIMDIYLLRELDSSS